A genome region from Erythrolamprus reginae isolate rEryReg1 chromosome 4, rEryReg1.hap1, whole genome shotgun sequence includes the following:
- the LOC139167143 gene encoding protein LDOC1-like gives MAEVQAVFEALHQEIQALMQMMADLQNQMMQLTQQLAPLVQQLVQAPLPMPCRKCFVAVSERFLGDHCQFPAFLSQKKNGCMEKVAFLCSLPASPAAVWVLPLLDSNDPLLQDYAAFCNQLWWQYVEPVWE, from the exons ATGGCAGAGGTTCAGGCCGTATTTGAGGCTTTACATCAGGAAATTCAGGCCCTGATGCAGATGATGGCTGACCTTCAGAATCAGATGATGCAATTAACTCAGCAGCTAGCCCCGCTGGTTCAGCAGCTTGTTCAAGCTCCACTGCCTATGCCATGTAGGAAGTGCTTTGTGGCTGTGTCAGAGAGGTTTTTGGGAGACCACTGTCAGTTTCCTGCCTTCCTCAGCCAG AAGAAGAATGGATGCATGGAGAAGGTGGCTTTCCTTTGCAGcttgccagccagcccagctgcAGTGTGGGTGTTACCATTGCTGGACAGCAATGATCCGCTGCTGCAGGACTATGCTGCATTTTGTAATCAGCTGTGGTGGCAGTATGTGGAGCCGGTGTGGGAGTAG